CTTCAATTTTATCAGGATCAAGGCACCAAGTGTCTTCCTTCACGTCAACAAATACAGGTGTTGCCCCTGTCCAGCTGACAGGAAACACACTCCCCACCCATGTCGTGTCAGGGACAATCACTTCATCACCGGCACCAATTCCAAGCGCCATAAGTGCCATGTGCAATGCGCCGTGGCAGCTGGAGACCGGCCAGACATGCGGAGAGTCAAAAAAAGAACCTAGATACTCTTTAAATCTGGAGAGATAACCATAACATTCAGCCCCCCAGCCGTTGGTGACGGCATCAGTAACATAATCAATCTCATGCGAAGTTATGGAAGGTTTTGCGCAAGGTATATTCATAGGCATACGCGGGCTCCTCTAACAATCAATACAATCCACCTTAATCTTACATAAAAACGGTCGCTCACAACACCACTGCACATATCAATTTAATTTCTCTGTCTAATTACAAAAAAAACATGCTACACATCCACATATTCTTTTTTCAATCTAGACAAAATAATTTGACAATTTTTGCAGAACTCGATCTGTGTTAATTTTCCGGCACTCATCAACGACCTGTATTCCTGAAACATTCCACGATTATAAATGGAAATAGGATCCTCTTTCAAAACATTTCCAATCATATTCAGTCCCTTATCATCCCCACAACATAACCCCACATCACCATCTATAAACACAATCATGCGCTGCAGTAAATCCGTACAGACAAGCCTGGTCTGCTCTGACATTTTTTTTAATTCGTGATATCTTTTTTGGATGTTCTCTGAATCAGAGGCTTTTTCAGCCCAATTATGCAGATCAAAATAACTCACTTGATCTCCATATTTAGAAGACAACAAATCTGTCCAATAAGCATAGTATTCATCCCACTCATCGGCATTTGATTCCTGTCTTATCATTCGCATAATTATCTTTGTTTCACCCAATTCACCTCTCAAATGAATAAACTGCTTAATATTCTTAACCACCTCGTCATAATTAACTCCACGCCGAATACTCTCGTGAGTCTCTTTATTTAAACCGTCCAAGGAAAATATAATTGTATTAAGTCCACCAGTTATCAACGAGGCTGAGAGTTCTTCAGTCAAAAAAGTTGCATTTGTAGCAAACCCCACTCCATTAAAACCATTTTTTTTTGCCGTATTAACCTTTTCTACAATACCTTTATCCATCAGAGGCTCCCCCATCCCATGGAGAGTCAAAAACTTCATTTTATCAGCATAAGGTTTAAAAGAATCCAGAATTGCAGAAAATCTATCGATTGACATTATTCCCTTCCTGTCAACCTCATCAATGGTGCACATGGTGCACCTTGCTGAGCAGTATCCTGCTACAATCTCAATCTGAAGATGTTCCGGTATAATCATAACTACCTCAAAGTATAGGTTAACCAAACGAAAAAACACAGTAAACCACGTAATCAGCTGAATAAATGTAAACCTTCTGTTATGCCACCTACTTCTGCGCAAAAATCAATTGCCTGTTCAAGACTGTGGGATATTTTATAACCTAATCTGAGCGATCAGCCCGCCTGACACAACATCACGGCTGGCGTATCCTTTCGTTTTTATTTACACTTTCATCCAGATAACAACCAAAACAATTTCACCCATTTGGTGGAGTCTGGATGTCCAAACGCAAACACAATAGATCAATCATTGACGATGTCCAGACCACGAATGACTGCCTGACGGGGCGGGCTGGACTTAACCTCTTCGTCCGCTATCTCTGTGGCATTAATCTTTTCCCGCACATCAATCGTCTATTTGGTTCCATGAGAAAACATCCCAAGGAAGCCCCCATCGAGGAGCTGTTCAAACAGGTGCTTTGTTTTCTCTTTGACGGCACAAGTCGCCATCTCGCACACTTCGATGTACTAACCAAGGACTCAGGATCACCCGTCCCGAAGTGGTTGAGCTGAACATTGACACCATGGTTATGTACAATGATCAAGCCCCGAAACGCCACGGCGTCAAGCCTACCTACAAAAAAGTTAAGGGCTTCCAGCCTCTTCAGATGACTTGGGGGCGCTACATTATTGATGCTGTCTTTCGTGGCGGAGACAAGCATTCCAATAACAGCGACACTGTCGAGAAAATGATCCGCCATGTGGTGCGTATGATCCGCACCCGCTACAGCGAGTCCGTCCCTATCATCATCCGTATGGTGATCCTGCTACAATATTGCGGACACAAGGTTAAGGCACTATCCTGACATTTACAGGAGAAGCAAATGTCCCGAGAGAAACGGCTAAATAATTTTATTGCTGATACG
Above is a genomic segment from Marinifilum sp. JC120 containing:
- a CDS encoding radical SAM protein, producing MIIPEHLQIEIVAGYCSARCTMCTIDEVDRKGIMSIDRFSAILDSFKPYADKMKFLTLHGMGEPLMDKGIVEKVNTAKKNGFNGVGFATNATFLTEELSASLITGGLNTIIFSLDGLNKETHESIRRGVNYDEVVKNIKQFIHLRGELGETKIIMRMIRQESNADEWDEYYAYWTDLLSSKYGDQVSYFDLHNWAEKASDSENIQKRYHELKKMSEQTRLVCTDLLQRMIVFIDGDVGLCCGDDKGLNMIGNVLKEDPISIYNRGMFQEYRSLMSAGKLTQIEFCKNCQIILSRLKKEYVDV